The genomic segment AGTGAGAGGTCCTCTGCCCGCTTTCATCCAGCTCTGAGTCAGAGTCTGGGAGCTGCTCGTTAGAGCCCAGAGAGCCCAAAGAACTTTCTGAATGGGAATAAAGAGGCCATTGGTCAGACAGAAGTGACTGACCAATGGCCTCTTTATTCCCATTAAACACTGAGGCAAATTTTAGAGATTTTTACATGTTTAGAGATGATAAATGTCTATtccattttactttaaaacacCTGTAATACAGTGGGAGATAAAGGGAAAGCTGTTTAACTTACACCAATACTATGCATATGATGAAAACTTACCACATCCCTCCTCCAGGTTTACGCCATCAGGTTtactctgctcctctctgcctccatcttcctctccatcGGCAGAGCTCCCCATCTTGTCGTCTGCAGTAGTAGTCTGAaccaggagggggaggaagtgAAGAGTTTGTTATCAAACGACAAATCATGTGAAAGTGTACTTTTGATCTGACAGAGTAGCAAATGAAAATCAGGAGGGAAGTCCAGGATTCAAGTAAAGGTTATAACTCATATCTGACATTTTAGtgcttccattttttttttacccataaACTGCTGACCCTGATGACACAGTGGTTTCCTTCAAACTAGCATTTGCCAAATAAGCACCGCTGACTGCCAAATGAGTCTCTTAATGCCTATATCTATACATCTCTATATCGCTTATCTTTAAGGAtcacaggggggctggagccaatcccagctgtaCATCTATACATGTACAGGCAGAATTCTTTATATTTAAAGCTCCATTATACTTTAagatatgtttatttatatgttaAAGCTGAGACAACTAATACTAGAATCCATTTTAAGCACATTAAAATCGATACACAGGGCATGATGTTACTGTGTACAGTACACAAAGAGCCCTACCTGCTCGGTGGAGGTGGAAGCAGAGCGGCTGGTTTTGTTGGACTGAGAGGTTTTGGACTGGAAGATGGATGAATAGAAAACTATGAGGGCCTCCACGATGCGGGCCTGGTGGGGGTAATCGACCAGAGAGGACAAGGATATCGTGGCCCCGGTTGGTCGGGGACGCATCAGAGATGGCCCAAACACAATCCCCAGGTTACTGGGACTCATCTTGTTATCCACCTCCAACTCTGCAATCCTGGAAGGAGGAAATTAGAGGAACGATCAGGAGGACATTTCTGACTTAACagagccatttttaaaaatgttcttgttACACTATAAGTGGCATAGAAACGGACCTTCGTAGGTGGCGAATGATGTAGCGCAGTGTAGCCATGTTAGCCTTGGGAAGCTCCTTTAGAAGCTCCTTGAGCTTTTCCACCAGCACCAGGACCTCTGGGTCTGTGTCAGGGCCCAGATCCACCAGCTCAGGCCCTCTGACCACTGCTGGGTTAGTACCGCTCAACTCAGCCTCCTCGCTCTCTGGTGTGTCTCCATCACTCTGTAGACTCTCTTTGGCCAAACCCATCAGGTTGTTGTATAGGCGGAACAACATGATGGGCTCTGGCAGCTAGAGGTGAAAGATAAAGGAAACAGTGCGTTAGACGCTTTGAACTGAGTATGATCAGACAACATTTCATGTATGGTGGAACAAGAGAGCCGATAGACTCATAAGAGATCTcacaaattaaatgaacatCTATACTATGTGTGAATAAGTACATGTATGTGACTATATATAATTATGTagaacagtgtttttgtgtgtctgtgtgcactcGCAGGTATTTGAAATCGTGTTTATATATAACATGAATGGGTACTATATagtatttccaaaaatgtttttattgtgatttGAATATGGACTCTTGGGAGACAAGCCTTGAGCTAAAAGAAGTCATACACTAACTGagtaaagtaaatgaaaattaaaacaaaatgttactttttaagttttaattttcaaaactATTTGTGAATTTCCCTTGAAAATTCAATTGTCAAAACTGACAAATTCATCATGGTGAACTGGATTTTTTTAGTTACTGGTGGACTAATTTATCCATTTTATAAAGAATGTTTTAAAGGGactatttgttatttgtcttGTCGGGATTGATGCTCGTGTGAGTTGCTATTGAGACAGGACTGCCAGGCTagggctaactggttagcatgctaacgtaAGTGGAAGAAGTGACAGAAcaagaagcaaaacattgcctTTGCTTTCTACTGATGGAGaacatttcctctagactggtgagtaaacagctgtttatgctaATGGTGGCTATGTAGTGTTagcaaaacttaaaaataactCCTTTAATGAATCCTTTGTATTTGTCCAATTAACtcaaacaataacacaataaactaCTGAAATCTCTTGGTCCTCCTTGTTTCTGTTAAATTGTtgacttgaaaagaaaaaaaaaaaatcaacaaacaaatcTGTACATGCTGATTAATGAGCATCAGCTCAAAGATTTTTTGATAGTGCTAAAATCTTGGTAGAGTAAACAAATAGAAGATACAAATATaggcacattttctgttttgttaccACAAGTCACTTGAAAATATGGCTACATGTGTTTGCATATATGTGCACCTGTCGGAGGTAAAGCTTGAGAACGTTGCTGATGTCGTGTGGGGAACACTGGGACAGCTCGACCAGCTCCTTGCCGTTCTCAAAGGCCTGACACAGTTTCTCAACGCGAGTCTTCACCCCATTCACCCTGTATATgccctgcagaggaggaagcagtGGTTTATACCAGACAGTTCACACTTCTTCTCTGTGGCCAAAGCACACATTCAGACAATCAGCACTTTAACAGACACTATAAATGCATGTTCTCACCTTCATCTTGAGTGCCCGTCTCTCAATCTCAGAAATGCACTTGGTGATAATGAAGGGGATGCCGTCGCTGGCACAGCTGGCCACCTGAGAGAACTCCCTGCCAAACAGCTGCAGACGGCCCTGGAGCTTCTTATGGCCACACTGTATGGCCAGAGTCTCCAGACAGCGCTTGTGACATGCCAGGAAACACTGCATGGACAGAAGAAGGCACTTACTAGATGAACATTATCCAAAATGTCAATGAGATACTTCAAGAGCTCTACGTTCAATCCTGAAGTTCTTCTCAGGACAGAGCTGGTGACATGATAAAGACCTCACCTCCTCGCACTCGGCCCCTTGGAAGTAAACATAGCTGTCACATTCGCGGCACTTGGCAGGAGTCCGCAGCTTCCTCAGACGGTGGGTCAGGGCTGCTTTGGATAGGCCGATGTTTCGGAAAGGTCTGGTGGACACCACCACATCAGGATCCATGCCATTAATATCTAGAGAGAAAGACCCCTCCATCATACACACTCCGGAGAAAACTCATAGCCACGTGATTAAGCTGCATAATCAAAATATACAAGATATTCTGGAGATCTTACTTGGAGATTCGAAAGAAGCTACATTCCCGTCTTTCTCATCTGCATCCTCATTGGACGACATTGTTCCAGTGGATGCCGTCCGAGCAATTTTACTGATGTCACCTACAATAATACGCACTTTAAATAGATTTTCTCAGACATACGTACTGTGTATCTTTAAGCAGGTTTCAGCTGAGAGAAAGCAATTtcaattttttattattcttatgTATAAATGAGATATTCTGGTGAACGTTCATGTGAATCTCAGTTCTTGCTCACTTGTGCTGGCAGTAGGAGACTCTAGGCCTCCATCTCCTCCAACACTGTCATCACTCACTGTTGAACCCCACGACTTGTGGCCCTGCCCTGGGTATATCAAAGGCAGAATCATATGGGGATCAGTATAAGAGTAATGAGTTAACATGACTACATACAATCCATACAATCTATTTTGTCCCACTTTGTTtcaaaaaaagtctaaaattttagattcaaaaaccataaaaactTGACTTTAAACCACATTATTTTGCAACACTGTGTCAtcttttaactgctgtttactCTTGGCATATGCAgtgaaatgaacaaatgaactAGAGGCAGGAtgtttcaataataataattatcttTACAAAACAAGTGACAGCGACGTGTACGACAGCAGCAGGCGTCACTTACTCTTGCGTTGAACCTCTGCGTCTCTGTTGTCACCAGCTGCTGTACCCACGCTGGTGGCAGGACTGTCCGTATGGCTTGTTGGCTCTGTGTTGAAACTGTCATTCCTCGGTCTGTGGCCGTGGCTGCAACAGTGTGAAATTATAATATGACAAATTAAGTCAAAGTGGTATTCtggaaaatacacttattcCCTTTCTTGTGAAGAGGTAACTCAGCAAAAAGAGCAAatgaatgtcaaaatgtcaaacttttcctttaagatttcaaatgtaaaatttgACAGTTGTACTTACTGTGACGATGAGCTGGAGGGTGAGTAGGCCTCGAACGTGTAGTGAACATTCGGCTGCTCTGGTAACTGCAGGTCTCGCACGTGGGCGGCGTACTGCTGGCCTGGGTCGTACAGCTTACTGCTCTCACACAGAGTCTGGTAGTGGACGGGCAACGCTACCGTCTGCATGTGCATGAGCTGGTAGTAGGAGATAGTCGCctggacgaggaggaggagcagacaAAGGGCAGTTATACTGATGTTCAGCAGTTGACATTCCGACATTCTGACAGTTTTGGcgtgtatgtgtacgtgtgttttTTTGCAATTCTTCTGACCGAGCGCAGGGTCTGGTCGCTGTTTTTGATGACGTCCTGCAGCTGCCTCAGAACTGTGACCTTTGTgtgctccagctccagctgctgAGTGGTGGCATCTGCTATACACGTCCGGTAGGTGGCCTCCGCTTCatctgcctgcacacacacacacacacacacacacactcaacttACTTCCGttgccctgttttttttaaatttcaaagaAATTTCAGATAAGCACAGATAAAGTGTCCATTGTGACAATGTGGCAGCGAGATAAACATCATTTCTATTTCGCATTACCACATTTCACTGAAAAGAACATCTTCTTGTTAAGTAATTTAACATGTAAATCATTTTCAGGTTTCTCCCCACAGTAACCAACAGATGtggcaataataataataaaaaaaacttgacaaaaaCCTTATTGCGAGACTCCTCCTctattcttttcttcttctccagagACTTTGCTGTTgaccctcctccctcctcctcggCTCGAGAGGCCGCAGTTTTGGCCTTGTCGTACTCCTCGCAGCGGGCCATGTAGACTTGCTTGGCCTTCCGCAGGTTTGCCTCACACTCCATCTAAACACAGACACGTATTTTTTGATCCTTGTCTCTTAGAAGTTAAAGTCTACTGCTACATGTGCTCAAATATATGGAATACCAGTTTTCTCTTAGCTCGAATCCACTGCTCCTTGATCTCCTTCCGTCTCTTCTCATGCTCCAGTTTACGAAGTATCAGAGGCTGCACGGACAGATCACATTGATGTTGACAGATCAACACAATGTGTACAGGAGCAgtattaacagcagcagcagattattAGTGTGTGTTGCAGAATAAACAGATCTCACAGCTGTTATAAAGAGTTCATTTACCTGGATGAAGGTCTGGTTGTGCAGGGTGGTGCTGGCCTGCTGCAGCCCCACGCTCTGCTCCTGGTCCTGCTCCAGAGCCAGAGAGTAGATGGAGAAGAGGGGCATGTGGGGCTggagggcaaacacacacaaaaagttaTTCTAGCTTTTAACAATCAGAATCACAGATaataagagagagagtggtaaaaaaacaaagaagagagaGGTTTACATGTGTTATGCTGTGTTTGCAGGACTGGTATAATCTCTGGAGGCCTTTGGAGAACTCAGTCTCTggtaaaataagaaaacacagtcagttaACATAATGGATGGGACAATGTGTTTGCAAGTGTACAATGGTTGATTTATCTATTCAATTTAGAATCTTAATGAATAATTTATCTCATAAATctcaatataataataacaaataccAATCACAAGCTGTGAAAGACCAGACTTGTGTCTTAAAATTACTTATTTTTCTGACAGTCAACTAACATCATCATaaatttattgtcatttcacCGACTTATTGGTCACTCTGCTCGTCATTTGGGTCAGTCAGCACCTACCCAGTGAAGTTCTCTTCTCCACGTAGTTTATCAGGTCCTTCATGTACTTGGAAATGGTTTTGGCGTAGAGCAGGGCCGAGTCCACCCCTCCCTCGCTGCGCTGGAGGATCACATCCACTTCCTCGACCCGTCCTACgaatcaacacacaaacaagagtCACTGCACAGATCGTTACTATGACaacaaactgtgtttgttggttggttATGACTTGTGGGAGG from the Lates calcarifer isolate ASB-BC8 linkage group LG17, TLL_Latcal_v3, whole genome shotgun sequence genome contains:
- the arhgap45b gene encoding rho GTPase-activating protein 45 isoform X2 produces the protein MLKRGAKSSYNPYSTSQRVKKAELKGKDRLDILPNKHNVWLKQLSILQEQPRKDAGDITLSSSPSSSFSSSTLTPASAGLQDTSVSCPSTPNTQHGKMAAMQGIGCPSPVSTLKRPTALSRHASAAGFPLQSWVFTKGQGKGALTPTPPSESPESTAIEVEDIPALLRDVARFAEAVEKLKDVVLAEGKRENQRPMAHECLGEVLRVLRQVINTYPLLNTVEILTAAGKLISRVKGFHYEACNETDKKDFEKAIETIAVAFSSNVSELLIGEVDSSTLLSLLPTEKSRSMENLYTATGQGVDGQFRSDLQDMGRVEEVDVILQRSEGGVDSALLYAKTISKYMKDLINYVEKRTSLETEFSKGLQRLYQSCKHSITHPHMPLFSIYSLALEQDQEQSVGLQQASTTLHNQTFIQPLILRKLEHEKRRKEIKEQWIRAKRKLMECEANLRKAKQVYMARCEEYDKAKTAASRAEEEGGGSTAKSLEKKKRIEEESRNKADEAEATYRTCIADATTQQLELEHTKVTVLRQLQDVIKNSDQTLRSATISYYQLMHMQTVALPVHYQTLCESSKLYDPGQQYAAHVRDLQLPEQPNVHYTFEAYSPSSSSSHHGHRPRNDSFNTEPTSHTDSPATSVGTAAGDNRDAEVQRKRQGHKSWGSTVSDDSVGGDGGLESPTASTSDISKIARTASTGTMSSNEDADEKDGNVASFESPNINGMDPDVVVSTRPFRNIGLSKAALTHRLRKLRTPAKCRECDSYVYFQGAECEECFLACHKRCLETLAIQCGHKKLQGRLQLFGREFSQVASCASDGIPFIITKCISEIERRALKMKGIYRVNGVKTRVEKLCQAFENGKELVELSQCSPHDISNVLKLYLRQLPEPIMLFRLYNNLMGLAKESLQSDGDTPESEEAELSGTNPAVVRGPELVDLGPDTDPEVLVLVEKLKELLKELPKANMATLRYIIRHLRRIAELEVDNKMSPSNLGIVFGPSLMRPRPTGATISLSSLVDYPHQARIVEALIVFYSSIFQSKTSQSNKTSRSASTSTEQTTTADDKMGSSADGEEDGGREEQSKPDGVNLEEGCESSLGSLGSNEQLPDSDSELDESGQRTSHSHSLMKQESEVSMDDDQLSYRDSLDLSSHSATHTDPEQDADQDQDNPEGGEPPALPDSGPPDDDMGAEQSLSTSLAELNVNQSNNNYPCSPVLNLSGHPLARLCGKKLPLTRNRDSEPEFV
- the arhgap45b gene encoding rho GTPase-activating protein 45 isoform X1 — translated: MSDSRRRKTDRQLPWLKVGLDGTEFPLSASGRAPKWRVGGWVGGLYVKLKEVGMDGKGTLKMFTRKKRELIKTPSISKKSRAGSPGPQSSASSLSILQEQPRKDAGDITLSSSPSSSFSSSTLTPASAGLQDTSVSCPSTPNTQHGKMAAMQGIGCPSPVSTLKRPTALSRHASAAGFPLQSWVFTKGQGKGALTPTPPSESPESTAIEVEDIPALLRDVARFAEAVEKLKDVVLAEGKRENQRPMAHECLGEVLRVLRQVINTYPLLNTVEILTAAGKLISRVKGFHYEACNETDKKDFEKAIETIAVAFSSNVSELLIGEVDSSTLLSLLPTEKSRSMENLYTATGQGVDGQFRSDLQDMGRVEEVDVILQRSEGGVDSALLYAKTISKYMKDLINYVEKRTSLETEFSKGLQRLYQSCKHSITHPHMPLFSIYSLALEQDQEQSVGLQQASTTLHNQTFIQPLILRKLEHEKRRKEIKEQWIRAKRKLMECEANLRKAKQVYMARCEEYDKAKTAASRAEEEGGGSTAKSLEKKKRIEEESRNKADEAEATYRTCIADATTQQLELEHTKVTVLRQLQDVIKNSDQTLRSATISYYQLMHMQTVALPVHYQTLCESSKLYDPGQQYAAHVRDLQLPEQPNVHYTFEAYSPSSSSSHHGHRPRNDSFNTEPTSHTDSPATSVGTAAGDNRDAEVQRKRQGHKSWGSTVSDDSVGGDGGLESPTASTSDISKIARTASTGTMSSNEDADEKDGNVASFESPNINGMDPDVVVSTRPFRNIGLSKAALTHRLRKLRTPAKCRECDSYVYFQGAECEECFLACHKRCLETLAIQCGHKKLQGRLQLFGREFSQVASCASDGIPFIITKCISEIERRALKMKGIYRVNGVKTRVEKLCQAFENGKELVELSQCSPHDISNVLKLYLRQLPEPIMLFRLYNNLMGLAKESLQSDGDTPESEEAELSGTNPAVVRGPELVDLGPDTDPEVLVLVEKLKELLKELPKANMATLRYIIRHLRRIAELEVDNKMSPSNLGIVFGPSLMRPRPTGATISLSSLVDYPHQARIVEALIVFYSSIFQSKTSQSNKTSRSASTSTEQTTTADDKMGSSADGEEDGGREEQSKPDGVNLEEGCESSLGSLGSNEQLPDSDSELDESGQRTSHSHSLMKQESEVSMDDDQLSYRDSLDLSSHSATHTDPEQDADQDQDNPEGGEPPALPDSGPPDDDMGAEQSLSTSLAELNVNQSNNNYPCSPVLNLSGHPLARLCGKKLPLTRNRDSEPEFV